A stretch of Arachis hypogaea cultivar Tifrunner chromosome 15, arahy.Tifrunner.gnm2.J5K5, whole genome shotgun sequence DNA encodes these proteins:
- the LOC140178995 gene encoding protein FAR-RED IMPAIRED RESPONSE 1-like yields MKEKNPNFFFELQLEEDQSIKLAFWADARSRAAFEYFGDVISFDTTYNTNRYNLVCGSFVGVNHHGQSTLLGCSLMKNEEIESFKWLFQSWLRCMGGNAPKGFLTDQCASMKRALEACMPTTVHRWCIWHIMKKIPSKLNGYKGHADIEQEMSQVVWNSQSKDSFDRNWNDFLLNFGLGDNKWLSDLYEDRHIWVPIYLDHHFWAGMRSTQRSESMHSFFNKYITRNSSLIQFVKQYDNCLGSREQAERESDAADFHTVIPCATKSCIEAQFQDAYTHAKFREVQAQFRGKANCITRLKNSALGYSVYEVGEQVSSSIFNKFVVTYDSVAAEVKCHCLLFESRGILCRHALSVLSFEQVSQVSPRYILERWSKKVKRRHTHIKSSHDEPLMEPRSKRFDQLVFRSQNICEFASESEELTAILHRAYDNVMAEMEALKAKRKGTSSLSHEDANLESVNELQSPPRIRTRGRPKNRLGSKLEKQIANATKKKKTKVLSEINLFDAASAAHSNCSQYQGHVMSYQFRVPAAGDNSLGV; encoded by the exons atgaaagagaagaatccgaatttcttttttgagctccaactcgaagaggatcaatcgattaagctggctttttgggccgatgcaagaagcagagccgcctttgagtatttcggagacgtcatttcattcgacaccacctacaatacaaacag gtataatttggtctgtggttcttttgtcggggtgaatcaccacggtcaatcaacacttctcggatgctctttgatgaagaacgaagaaattgaatcattcaaatggttatttcaaagctggcttcgttgcatgggaggaaacgctccgaaagggtttctcaccgatcagtgcgcatccatgaaaagggctttagaggcctgtatgccaacaacagttcaccgctggtgcatttggcacatcatgaagaagattccaagcaaattaaacgggtacaagggacatgccgatatcgaacaagaaatgagccaagttgtttggaactctcaaagcaaagactcattcgataggaattggaacgattttctgctgaattttggtcttggggacaacaagtggctttcag atctgtacgaagaccgtcacatatgggttcctatctatctggatcaccatttctgggcagggatgagaagcacacaaaggagcgagagcatgcattcattttttaacaagtatatcacccggaacagctcgcttattcagttcgtcaaacaatacgataattgcctcggaagcagggagcaagcagagagagaatcagatgctgcagattttcatacggtcataccgtgtgcaaccaaatcctgcattgaagctcagtttcaagatgcgtacactcacgcaaagtttagggaagtccaagcgcaattcagaggaaaggcgaattgcatcaccagactaaagaattccgctctaggctattcagtatacgaagtcggagaacaagtttccagctcaatattcaacaagttcgtgGTTACTTATGACTcggttgcagccgaggtaaaatgccattgcttattattcgagtcgagagggatactgtgccgtcacgcactaagcgtgttaagcttcgaacaagtaagccaagtgtcaccgagatacatactggaacgatggagcaagaaggtaaagaggcgacacacacacatcaagagcagccacgacgagccactaatggagccaagaagcaagaggttcgaccaattggtttttcgttcgcaaaatatatgcgaatttgcctccgaatcggaggagctgactgcaattctgcaccgcgcgtacgataacgtcatggctgagatggaagcattaaaagccaaaaggaaggggacatcttctttatcccacgaagacgccaacttggaatccgttaacgagcttcaaagcccgccaaggattcgaacaagaggacgtccaaaaaacaggctaggttcaaagctggagaaacagatcgcaaatgccacaaagaagaagaagacgaaagttttaagcgag ataaacctgtttgatgctgcatcagcggcgcattcaaattgcagccaatatcaaggacacgttatgagttatcagttcagggtaccagcagcaggggataactcgttgggtgtatag
- the LOC112750919 gene encoding uncharacterized protein, producing the protein MDSRKRKQRQEEPDSDSESEYEQSDESEESSPAEREKEKKKTKTTPKKTQPKKKKVLVEDSPPKEDQYFDGETYEISSDELDEWLGQNVDKSAAEGENQPDLRSTEGRYVSSETIPAVNLGTDAPSSQGNTEQSSVNQPSQSIKKSPLLFYSRKKRQEKKAKTASMLSPSDSNMMVVREQTPSEALAM; encoded by the exons atggactccagaaaaagaaagcagaggcaagaggagccagattctgattcagaatctgaatatGAACaaagtgatga gagtgaagaatcatcacctgcagagagggagaaggagaagaaaaaaacaaaaacaacaccaaaaaa aacacaaccaaaaaagaaaaaagttctcgtggaggattcacctcctaAAGAAGACCAATACTTtgacgg tgagacatatgaaatatcaagtgacgaaCTGGATGAATGGCTAGGGCAAAACgttgataaatctgctgcagaggg ggagaaccaacctgacctgcgatcgacagaaggtcgctatgtgtcgtctgaaac aataccggctgtgaacttgggaactgatgctccttcctctcaaggaaacacagaacagagtagtgtaaaccagccgtcacagagcat aaaaaaaagccctttattattttattcaagaaaaaaaaggcaggaaaaaaaagcaaaaactgcaagtat gttgagtccgtctgattcgaatatgatggttgtgagggaacagacaccgtcggaagcgcttgcaatgtga